In Gimesia sp., the following are encoded in one genomic region:
- a CDS encoding DUF1559 domain-containing protein has protein sequence MKNARRSNCQRGFTLIELLVVIAIIAILIALLLPAVQQAREAARRSTCKNNLKQIGLAMHNYHETFGMFPPGYVEEILNTNGGHVADNEGHWAWNALLLPYLDQAPLFNQLNVGTVPVSTMLNNATVRGSMQKTLPVFRCPSDTGPQIHVEAGRRIMATGGSEYGLAVTNYIASNNSYGLKKDAGTDPTNYANGAFYRNSNVRMRDLTDGSSNVILAGERAYKLGSNNAFAGALYAARDYNATGPAISSAGSSSNQGLISIFGGGAAPINANASSGQGRIAFSSKHVGGAHFLFGDGRVAFLSENIDHRAATIPADSTFEYLIGINDGNVVGEF, from the coding sequence ATGAAGAATGCACGTCGCTCAAATTGCCAGCGGGGTTTTACCCTGATCGAACTGCTGGTGGTCATCGCTATTATTGCTATTTTAATTGCTCTGCTGTTACCAGCTGTACAGCAGGCTCGCGAAGCAGCCCGCCGCAGTACCTGCAAAAACAATCTGAAGCAGATCGGGCTGGCCATGCACAACTACCACGAAACCTTCGGAATGTTTCCCCCGGGTTACGTGGAAGAGATCCTGAACACCAATGGCGGCCATGTCGCCGACAATGAAGGTCACTGGGCCTGGAACGCTCTGCTGCTGCCTTATCTCGATCAGGCACCACTGTTTAACCAGCTCAACGTTGGTACCGTTCCTGTTTCGACCATGCTGAATAATGCCACGGTCCGCGGCTCCATGCAGAAAACATTGCCCGTATTTCGCTGCCCCTCTGATACCGGCCCACAGATTCATGTCGAAGCCGGCCGCCGGATCATGGCCACTGGTGGATCTGAATACGGTCTGGCCGTCACGAACTACATTGCGTCCAACAACTCATACGGTTTGAAGAAAGACGCTGGTACCGATCCGACCAACTACGCCAACGGTGCCTTTTACCGGAACAGTAACGTGCGGATGCGCGACCTGACCGACGGCAGCAGCAACGTGATTCTGGCTGGGGAACGGGCCTACAAGCTGGGTTCGAATAATGCGTTTGCGGGTGCTCTGTATGCTGCCCGTGACTACAACGCCACTGGTCCTGCCATCAGTTCTGCTGGTTCCAGTTCCAACCAGGGATTGATCTCGATCTTTGGTGGTGGGGCCGCTCCCATCAATGCGAATGCCTCATCCGGACAGGGTCGTATCGCATTCAGCAGTAAGCACGTTGGTGGAGCGCACTTCCTGTTTGGCGATGGTCGCGTTGCTTTCCTGAGCGAGAACATTGATCACCGTGCCGCCACCATTCCTGCCGACAGTACGTTCGAATATCTGATCGGCATCAATGACGGTAACGTCGTCGGTGAGTTCTAA
- a CDS encoding sigma-70 family RNA polymerase sigma factor — MDNEQHPTDISDDLHVKFLHVFTQHRNQIYSYIFSLLPHRDDAEDVFQRTSLILWKKFPEYDESSSFFSWACGVAFYEVKNFIRVAQRKRLQFREDVIEQLADERAGIPQLKLDQRASTLQECIKKLKDKDRELINQVYREQTPVKELADAAGAAIQTLYNRLNQIRRQLTHCIERTLSYTGEGK, encoded by the coding sequence ATGGATAATGAACAGCACCCGACTGACATCTCCGACGATTTGCATGTGAAATTTTTGCATGTATTTACCCAGCATCGGAACCAGATCTATTCGTATATTTTTTCTCTGCTGCCTCACAGGGATGACGCTGAGGACGTTTTTCAGCGGACCAGTCTGATCCTCTGGAAGAAGTTCCCCGAATACGATGAGTCGAGCAGTTTTTTTTCCTGGGCCTGTGGCGTCGCCTTTTATGAAGTCAAGAACTTCATCAGGGTGGCACAACGCAAACGACTGCAGTTCCGGGAAGATGTGATTGAACAGCTTGCCGACGAACGGGCCGGGATCCCTCAGCTGAAACTCGATCAGCGAGCCAGCACGCTGCAGGAATGTATCAAGAAATTAAAAGATAAAGACCGGGAACTGATTAATCAGGTCTATCGTGAGCAGACTCCTGTCAAGGAACTGGCGGATGCCGCAGGAGCAGCCATTCAGACGTTATATAACAGGCTGAATCAGATCCGCCGTCAGTTAACTCACTGTATTGAACGCACGTTGTCATATACAGGAGAGGGAAAATGA
- a CDS encoding DUF1549 domain-containing protein, with protein MRLLAVSLLLLISVPAVHAADKAQTPNAADAHQQLKFFEKNVRPLLIKHCLECHGEKKQKGELRLDSLKAMLQGGESGSASVVPGKSSESLLIEAIKYESYEMPPEKKLSDKEIAVLTRWVDEGAFWPQHEDHVIKQRKNETFFTEEDRSFWVFQPVEEPKVPQVDQAQWSKNPVDAFVYRRLKKEGLAPADEASRTALIRRAYFDLLGLPPTVEQINAFVNDPSPDAWPRLIDELLESPHYGEKWARHWLDVVRYAESDGFNQDAFRPEIWRYRDYVIESFNSDKPYSRFVKEQLAGDEIAPEDPNALAATGFLRHYLYEYNQRDSRTQWNDILDNITDATGDVFLGVSMGCARCHDHKFDPIPNQDYYRLRAFFAPLMPRDDVPFATPQEQAEYNQKLEVWEKKTADIRAQIDELTKSKLERAAANQIKMFPPDLQEIMAKPQGEWTALEHQLADLIQRQVDIQESRALASLKKSDKDDGKKYNELLKQLAAFDDLKPKPLPTGMSVTDAPGAPPVTTIPDDPNHTPIDPGFLSLLKPGEAEIMQISTAPHSSGRRTALANWMVDPNNRLTTRVMTNRVWQYHFGTGLVATSNDFGHMGEAPTHPELLDWLTSYFVENNWSIKSLHRLIMNSKTYRLSAFHRNPGPAELKDPQNRLYWRGNIRRLNAEDIRDAALLISGELDTKLGGPSVSASQPRRSVYTIMKRNKQDEVLGAFDLPGGIQSTAKRDVTTTANQALLMLNGKWFLSRAKAMARTVKPESFNDDRELVSFLHQKTYGKKPEPAEIDLMLGFLKSQEKRVAAAAESQQQNYVGQITQTDAEAVKLGKGSTLNDLHLSPAHALPDEDFTIEATVKLDSIYENAAVNTIASHWTGNNKQQGWSLGVTSQKSAYKPRNLILQFVGKNKEGKLTYEVVPSNLHLELNKPYYVAATVDISETGESGIHFYVKALDSKEPVQTAAVKHQVVGDYRPGHDFILGGREKTSGSRWNGMLDNVRLSRAALTPEELLINKPEQRPDSVVGFWQFNTQQGLLKNSLADRLHLSAPAGSGGADARQQALVDLCHVMLNSNGFLYLD; from the coding sequence ATGAGACTCCTTGCTGTTAGTCTATTGCTGTTAATCTCGGTCCCTGCGGTCCACGCAGCCGATAAAGCTCAAACTCCGAACGCCGCTGATGCGCATCAGCAGTTGAAGTTCTTCGAGAAAAATGTACGCCCCCTGCTGATTAAACACTGCCTGGAATGCCATGGCGAAAAGAAGCAGAAAGGCGAGCTGCGGCTGGACTCCCTTAAAGCAATGTTGCAGGGGGGAGAGAGCGGTTCCGCTTCGGTCGTGCCCGGAAAGTCGTCCGAAAGTCTGCTGATCGAGGCGATCAAATACGAATCATACGAAATGCCACCCGAGAAGAAGCTCTCTGATAAAGAGATTGCCGTGCTGACTCGCTGGGTGGATGAAGGCGCATTCTGGCCACAGCACGAAGATCATGTTATCAAACAGCGGAAAAACGAAACCTTCTTCACCGAAGAAGACCGCAGCTTCTGGGTCTTCCAGCCGGTCGAGGAGCCCAAGGTTCCCCAGGTGGATCAGGCACAGTGGTCAAAGAACCCGGTCGATGCTTTCGTCTATCGCCGTCTGAAAAAAGAAGGGCTCGCTCCCGCGGATGAAGCGAGCCGGACAGCATTGATTCGGCGTGCCTACTTCGACCTGCTGGGACTGCCTCCCACCGTCGAGCAAATCAACGCTTTTGTGAATGATCCCTCTCCCGATGCCTGGCCACGCCTGATTGATGAGCTGCTGGAAAGCCCGCACTACGGCGAAAAATGGGCCCGTCACTGGCTGGATGTTGTCCGCTATGCGGAATCGGACGGTTTCAACCAGGATGCGTTCCGACCGGAAATCTGGCGTTATCGGGACTATGTCATTGAGTCATTCAATTCAGACAAGCCTTATTCCCGCTTCGTCAAGGAGCAGCTGGCCGGCGATGAAATCGCTCCCGAAGATCCCAATGCTCTGGCAGCCACCGGCTTCCTGAGACACTACCTCTACGAGTACAACCAGCGCGATTCCCGAACCCAGTGGAATGACATTCTGGATAATATCACCGATGCTACCGGGGATGTGTTCCTGGGGGTCAGCATGGGTTGTGCCCGCTGCCACGATCATAAGTTTGATCCGATTCCCAACCAGGACTACTATCGTCTGCGGGCCTTCTTCGCTCCGCTGATGCCCCGCGATGACGTTCCTTTTGCGACTCCACAGGAGCAGGCAGAATACAATCAAAAACTAGAAGTCTGGGAAAAGAAAACCGCTGATATCCGCGCTCAGATTGATGAGCTCACCAAAAGCAAACTGGAGCGAGCGGCTGCGAATCAGATCAAGATGTTCCCGCCCGACCTCCAGGAAATTATGGCTAAGCCGCAAGGAGAGTGGACCGCGCTGGAACACCAGTTGGCCGATCTCATTCAGCGACAGGTCGACATTCAAGAAAGTCGAGCGCTGGCTTCTCTGAAGAAGAGCGACAAGGATGATGGGAAGAAATACAACGAACTGCTCAAGCAACTGGCGGCCTTCGATGATCTGAAGCCCAAACCGCTGCCAACCGGTATGAGTGTTACTGACGCACCTGGTGCACCACCGGTGACCACGATTCCCGATGATCCAAATCATACGCCCATCGATCCCGGATTCCTCTCGCTGCTTAAGCCGGGTGAAGCCGAGATTATGCAGATTTCTACCGCCCCGCATTCTTCAGGGCGACGTACTGCACTGGCGAACTGGATGGTCGATCCCAACAACCGGCTCACAACCCGAGTGATGACCAACCGGGTCTGGCAGTACCATTTCGGTACCGGTCTGGTCGCGACTTCCAACGACTTCGGTCACATGGGAGAAGCGCCGACTCATCCCGAACTGCTCGACTGGCTGACCTCCTATTTCGTCGAGAATAACTGGAGTATCAAGAGCCTGCACCGGTTGATCATGAATTCGAAGACCTACCGTCTGTCGGCCTTTCATCGCAATCCGGGACCGGCTGAGTTGAAAGATCCCCAGAACCGTCTGTACTGGCGGGGAAATATCCGTCGCCTGAATGCGGAAGACATTCGCGATGCGGCACTGCTGATTTCAGGTGAACTGGATACAAAACTGGGTGGTCCCAGTGTCAGTGCCAGCCAGCCGCGACGCAGTGTCTACACCATCATGAAGCGGAATAAGCAGGATGAAGTCCTCGGGGCGTTCGACCTGCCGGGCGGCATTCAGAGTACTGCGAAGCGGGATGTCACCACGACTGCAAACCAGGCCCTGCTGATGCTCAACGGAAAATGGTTCCTGTCGCGTGCCAAAGCCATGGCCCGCACAGTTAAGCCGGAATCATTTAATGATGACCGGGAACTGGTATCGTTCTTGCATCAGAAAACCTACGGCAAGAAACCGGAACCGGCGGAAATTGATCTCATGCTCGGATTCCTCAAGTCACAGGAAAAACGCGTAGCCGCTGCAGCGGAATCTCAACAGCAGAACTACGTTGGTCAGATCACGCAGACCGATGCGGAAGCGGTCAAGCTGGGTAAAGGCTCGACGTTGAATGATCTGCACCTGTCTCCAGCCCACGCGTTGCCCGATGAAGATTTCACAATCGAAGCAACGGTCAAACTGGATTCCATCTATGAGAACGCCGCCGTCAATACGATTGCCTCTCACTGGACCGGTAATAATAAACAGCAGGGCTGGTCGCTGGGAGTCACCAGTCAGAAGTCTGCTTATAAGCCGCGGAATCTGATTCTGCAGTTTGTCGGTAAGAACAAGGAAGGCAAACTGACTTATGAAGTTGTACCTTCCAATCTGCACCTGGAACTCAATAAGCCCTATTACGTGGCCGCGACCGTCGATATTTCAGAGACCGGAGAGTCCGGCATTCACTTCTATGTGAAAGCCCTCGACTCGAAAGAACCTGTGCAGACGGCTGCAGTAAAACATCAGGTCGTCGGCGACTATCGTCCGGGGCATGATTTTATTCTGGGCGGTCGCGAGAAAACCTCCGGCAGTCGCTGGAACGGGATGCTTGACAATGTCCGACTGTCTCGTGCAGCACTGACCCCGGAAGAACTTTTGATTAACAAACCGGAACAGCGACCCGACTCCGTGGTCGGTTTCTGGCAGTTTAATACACAGCAGGGACTGCTGAAAAACAGTCTGGCTGATCGTCTGCATCTGTCTGCTCCCGCTGGTTCGGGAGGCGCCGATGCGCGACAGCAGGCCCTCGTTGACTTGTGTCACGTGATGTTGAACTCTAACGGGTTTCTGTATCTCGATTAA
- a CDS encoding DUF1501 domain-containing protein, whose translation MNQYQDINTVVNRRQLLMQAGAGFGGIALNAMLAQQAEAAAKTKPKKPTQSFSPLSAKQTHFPATAKSVIFLFMEGGPSHIDMFDPKPALQKLAGKPLPDSFEKPITAMGEINAPLLASKRKWKQHGEAGTWVSDWLPNIATCVDDIAVVRGCWTNGINHAGGVCQMNTCIPLAGRPSLGSWVTYGLGTENESLPAFVVIQDNNGTVVNGPRNWGTAFIPAVYQGTRLNTGKEPISNLYRPDDVFVTQESGKLDLLARLNERHAASRKQQSELDARIESYELAFRMQAAAPEAVDLTQETQATREMYGMDEKETQVYGTNCLLARRLVERGVRFVQLYNGAGSKWDSHSGIEKRHSALCRGMDKCVAGLLKDLKQRGLLDSTLVVWGGEFGRTPMSEKGDGRDHNPTGFTMFMAGGGVKGGQTIGGTDELGLYAVEDRMHVKDIHTSIYHLLGLSNMKLEYRHKGSPERPTLNEGEFMEKLVTG comes from the coding sequence ATGAATCAATATCAGGATATCAATACTGTCGTCAATCGTCGTCAGCTCCTCATGCAGGCTGGAGCCGGCTTCGGTGGGATCGCTTTGAACGCCATGCTCGCACAGCAGGCCGAAGCAGCTGCAAAGACGAAACCAAAGAAGCCTACGCAATCCTTTTCACCTCTGTCAGCCAAGCAGACGCACTTCCCGGCAACAGCGAAGAGTGTGATCTTCCTGTTCATGGAAGGGGGCCCGAGCCACATCGACATGTTCGATCCCAAACCGGCACTGCAGAAGCTGGCTGGCAAACCGCTGCCCGACAGTTTCGAGAAGCCGATTACCGCGATGGGTGAAATCAACGCACCGCTGCTGGCTTCCAAACGCAAATGGAAACAGCACGGCGAAGCCGGTACCTGGGTTTCTGACTGGTTGCCGAACATCGCAACCTGCGTAGATGACATCGCTGTCGTACGCGGCTGCTGGACCAACGGGATTAACCACGCCGGTGGTGTCTGCCAGATGAATACCTGTATTCCGCTCGCTGGCCGTCCCTCACTGGGGAGTTGGGTGACTTATGGACTGGGAACCGAAAACGAAAGTCTGCCCGCCTTCGTCGTCATTCAGGACAACAACGGCACGGTGGTCAATGGTCCGCGTAACTGGGGAACGGCTTTCATTCCCGCCGTGTACCAGGGAACCCGCTTGAATACAGGTAAGGAACCTATTTCCAATCTGTATCGTCCCGATGATGTGTTTGTCACTCAGGAGTCTGGCAAACTCGATCTGCTTGCCAGGCTGAATGAGCGGCATGCTGCGTCCCGCAAACAGCAGTCTGAACTGGATGCTCGAATTGAATCCTACGAGCTGGCGTTCCGGATGCAGGCTGCTGCTCCCGAAGCTGTTGACCTGACTCAGGAAACCCAGGCGACCCGGGAAATGTACGGGATGGACGAGAAAGAGACCCAGGTCTACGGCACCAACTGTCTGCTGGCTCGCCGCCTGGTCGAACGAGGCGTCCGCTTCGTGCAGCTCTACAATGGTGCTGGTAGTAAGTGGGATTCACACTCCGGTATTGAAAAACGTCATTCGGCACTCTGTCGCGGCATGGATAAATGTGTTGCCGGCTTGCTGAAAGACCTCAAGCAGCGTGGTCTGCTCGATTCGACTCTCGTCGTCTGGGGCGGAGAATTTGGTCGAACCCCGATGAGTGAAAAAGGGGATGGCCGCGATCATAACCCGACCGGGTTTACCATGTTCATGGCCGGTGGCGGTGTGAAAGGGGGCCAGACGATCGGCGGGACCGACGAACTGGGCCTCTATGCCGTCGAAGACCGGATGCATGTGAAAGACATTCACACCAGCATTTATCACCTGCTCGGTCTGAGTAACATGAAGCTGGAATATCGTCACAAGGGAAGTCCGGAACGCCCCACGCTGAACGAAGGGGAATTCATGGAAAAACTGGTGACAGGCTAG
- a CDS encoding PSD1 and planctomycete cytochrome C domain-containing protein, protein MIGRLFLASLFSASVCLTSTQAAESEKKTDTLSFENDVRKILKVHCLHCHGENGEMEGSLDLRLKRFMVKGGDSGPSIVPGKSGESELIARIEAKEMPPEGKHMPDEELAILKQWVDQGAHTLRPEPEKIGADYIAPDDLAFWSFQPVKNPSVPQVKQPKLVRQPIDAFLLSRLEEKDLTFTAEAAKASLARRAFYDLIGLPPTPEELKQFLDDKSPDAYEKLIDRLLASPHYGERWGRHWLDVAGYADSEGYNNKDQERPWAFRYRDYVIKSFNEDKPYDQFLQEQLAGDEMVKPPYHKLSPEDMQKLVATGFLRMAPDGTGSNPAEKEVAKNQVVTDTVDIVSSSILGMTVACAQCHDHKYDPIPQNDYYRFRAIFEPALDWKNWRTPAGRRISIMSDADRQKANELEKEAQKVLAERTELVNKFIDRTLERELLEVPEEKREAARKAYKTAGKERTKEQVALLKDYPRINRLSAGSLYLYDRTLYEQSSKATQKSKELARDLVEKVKTETLAKIPEDRKALALAAQKADAKKRTEEEKKIIEEFPGLLVSTTNLKEFDPEGAAQVQHFKDEAKRFNELKTTAILKEYSDKAAKIREKKPQEEFIRVLTEVPGKVPKTFFFNRGDFEQPKHELEPAGLSVVKTSLNQQVEIPTQNKDIPTTGRRLAYAKYITNGEHPLTARVFVNRLWLHHFGKGIVASPTDFGKLGIPPTHSELLDWLAHDFVSNGWKIKRLHKMMMTSTAYMQSSQRSDEYDVVDPDNLLYGHMPVRRLEAETIRDSIIAVTGKLKNDLYGTPVPVKEDEVGQIVVGISNVDSAGRQGKNIKMDDRQFRRSIYVAVSRSKPLAVLDMFDAPKMEPNCEKRSSSTVAPQSLLMMNSGFMVEHAEYFAERLQKERAGNKAEQVKLAWMLAYGKEPTAEEVKQSIAFIDSQIPQFDKKNSAGKTPEQLALATFCQALLSSNGFLYVD, encoded by the coding sequence ATGATCGGTCGACTTTTCCTGGCGTCTCTGTTTTCTGCATCCGTCTGTCTGACTTCAACTCAGGCCGCTGAGTCTGAGAAAAAAACGGATACGCTCTCCTTTGAGAACGATGTGCGCAAGATCCTCAAAGTCCACTGTTTGCACTGCCATGGCGAAAATGGCGAGATGGAAGGCAGTCTCGATCTCCGTCTCAAGCGGTTCATGGTCAAAGGGGGCGACAGCGGTCCCTCCATCGTGCCGGGCAAGAGTGGCGAGAGTGAACTGATCGCCCGCATCGAAGCCAAAGAGATGCCTCCCGAGGGCAAACACATGCCTGATGAGGAACTCGCGATTCTCAAACAGTGGGTCGATCAAGGCGCGCATACGCTGCGTCCCGAACCGGAAAAAATCGGCGCTGATTATATCGCTCCTGACGACCTGGCTTTCTGGTCATTCCAGCCTGTTAAAAATCCTTCCGTACCACAGGTAAAACAACCCAAACTGGTCCGCCAGCCAATCGATGCGTTCCTGTTGTCCAGACTGGAAGAAAAAGATCTGACCTTTACGGCGGAAGCAGCCAAAGCATCGCTGGCACGACGTGCGTTTTACGATCTGATTGGCCTGCCTCCCACTCCGGAAGAACTGAAGCAGTTTCTGGATGATAAGAGTCCGGACGCCTATGAAAAACTGATCGACCGTCTGCTCGCTTCGCCGCATTACGGAGAACGCTGGGGACGTCACTGGCTGGATGTCGCCGGGTATGCTGACTCCGAAGGCTACAACAATAAAGACCAGGAACGCCCCTGGGCCTTCCGTTACCGTGATTACGTCATCAAGTCGTTCAACGAAGATAAGCCTTACGATCAGTTCCTGCAGGAACAGCTGGCCGGCGATGAAATGGTCAAGCCGCCTTATCACAAGTTGAGTCCGGAAGACATGCAGAAGCTGGTTGCCACCGGTTTTCTGCGTATGGCCCCGGATGGGACCGGCAGTAACCCTGCTGAAAAGGAAGTCGCGAAAAACCAGGTTGTGACAGACACCGTGGATATTGTGTCGTCTTCCATCCTGGGAATGACCGTCGCGTGTGCCCAGTGTCACGATCACAAATACGATCCAATTCCACAAAACGATTACTATCGTTTCCGTGCCATTTTCGAACCGGCTCTGGACTGGAAAAACTGGCGGACCCCAGCCGGACGTCGGATTTCGATCATGTCGGACGCTGATCGCCAGAAAGCGAACGAACTGGAAAAAGAAGCTCAGAAAGTCCTCGCGGAACGTACCGAACTGGTTAACAAGTTTATCGACCGTACTCTCGAGCGTGAACTGCTGGAGGTGCCTGAAGAGAAGCGGGAAGCCGCCCGCAAAGCTTATAAAACGGCGGGTAAAGAACGGACCAAGGAACAGGTGGCCCTGCTGAAGGACTATCCCCGTATTAACCGTCTCTCTGCAGGTTCGTTGTATCTCTACGACCGGACTCTGTATGAGCAGTCCAGCAAAGCGACTCAGAAATCCAAGGAACTGGCTCGCGATCTGGTCGAAAAAGTCAAAACAGAAACGCTGGCCAAAATTCCGGAAGACCGCAAAGCACTGGCTTTAGCTGCACAGAAAGCCGACGCGAAAAAACGGACGGAAGAAGAGAAGAAAATTATCGAAGAGTTTCCAGGTCTCCTGGTTTCGACAACCAATCTGAAGGAATTTGATCCTGAAGGAGCTGCGCAGGTGCAGCACTTCAAAGATGAAGCCAAGCGGTTTAATGAACTGAAAACCACGGCGATCCTCAAGGAATACAGTGACAAAGCGGCTAAGATCCGTGAGAAAAAACCGCAGGAAGAATTCATTCGTGTCCTGACTGAAGTCCCGGGGAAAGTGCCAAAAACCTTCTTCTTCAATCGGGGTGACTTCGAACAACCCAAACATGAACTGGAACCTGCAGGCCTGTCGGTCGTCAAAACCAGTCTGAACCAGCAGGTTGAAATTCCAACGCAGAATAAAGACATCCCCACAACGGGACGTCGTCTGGCCTACGCGAAGTACATCACCAACGGCGAGCATCCGCTGACGGCCCGTGTGTTTGTGAACCGTCTCTGGCTGCATCACTTCGGGAAAGGGATCGTGGCTTCGCCAACCGACTTCGGCAAGCTGGGCATTCCGCCGACCCACAGTGAACTGCTGGACTGGCTGGCTCACGACTTTGTTTCCAACGGTTGGAAAATCAAACGTCTGCACAAGATGATGATGACCTCTACCGCTTACATGCAGAGTTCACAACGATCCGACGAATATGATGTCGTCGATCCAGACAACCTGCTCTACGGCCATATGCCGGTTCGTCGTCTCGAAGCGGAAACGATTCGCGATTCCATCATCGCCGTGACAGGTAAACTGAAGAACGACCTGTATGGTACTCCGGTTCCCGTCAAAGAAGACGAAGTCGGCCAGATCGTGGTTGGGATCTCCAATGTCGATTCCGCCGGTCGCCAGGGTAAGAATATCAAAATGGACGATCGCCAGTTCCGCCGCAGTATCTATGTTGCGGTCAGCCGCAGTAAACCGCTGGCTGTGTTGGATATGTTCGATGCTCCCAAGATGGAGCCCAACTGTGAAAAACGTTCCTCCTCCACCGTGGCTCCACAGTCACTGTTAATGATGAACAGTGGTTTCATGGTGGAACATGCCGAGTACTTCGCAGAACGTCTGCAGAAAGAACGGGCCGGCAACAAAGCGGAACAGGTCAAACTGGCCTGGATGCTGGCCTACGGTAAAGAGCCGACGGCCGAAGAAGTTAAACAGTCGATTGCGTTCATTGATTCACAGATTCCTCAGTTTGATAAGAAAAACAGTGCAGGCAAAACTCCGGAACAGCTGGCACTGGCAACCTTCTGCC